One stretch of Armigeres subalbatus isolate Guangzhou_Male chromosome 2, GZ_Asu_2, whole genome shotgun sequence DNA includes these proteins:
- the LOC134213277 gene encoding ribonuclease Z, mitochondrial isoform X2 produces the protein MFYETSACDCEYGRVHCAQNVLLIRPPQSTKMPQDPKHIAEAQKQRLKLKQKVIKTSPGIVNLQIVGSGAPGAPASVYLFSDQTRYLFNCGEGTQRLAYEHKTKLSCLENIFMTRTCWERIGGLPGICLTMQDVGVPNVTLHGPPGLDELFKAMRRFVILKDMKVQAAECKAEDVFDDHVMSLKYVAIRKEKESASNSEEDDQIQDTQVDDTDYYAYEKRKKSEPKSKISIAQQDWTKRQEESVMAYICKLKLRFGQLSLEKCVDRGVQPGPLLGQLKNGNDVTLPNGTVVKSSDVRGPDDPGPVFIFIDIPNEKYFRDLDDKNEVFAPYQSTATEEANQALYVLHFSPLEVMQRPEYRKFVDRFSASTRHIALNDSNSFSGYVASHRIQYHLNQIDKDIFPLLKEQNNNYHQNDAKIEGTSFVKSTSLSYLHVRPKRGIDRSQEAVINPSEYLQELEILPEFKIALEQLHQKLKQRRPQHQIVPRSEKFPRIVFLGTGSSIPNKTRNVSAILVHTSADASILLDCGEGTAGQIIRLYGHEEAESIFRTLKAIYISHLHADHHLGLFGLLQTKRKLLDTNNEKVLLIAPEQISYWLRLYDCRFEPIHKDYVLIKNADLVDQPLRDERVLDLGLTEVATCRVRHCPHSFGVALTMDSSNNGEPVKITYSGDTMPCQNLIDLGRNSTILIHEATMENELEAEARIKMHSTLSQAIDQGKKMNAKYTLLTHFSQRYAKIPRIESELETNLGIAFDNMVVTLDDLPQLSLFYPALKAMFISHFEEMEQKAIKRGNKKMRLEGNSGSSSKEPSPIR, from the exons atgttTTACGAAACATCTGCGTGCGACTGCGAGTATGGTCGGGTGCACTGTGCACAAAACGTTTTGTTAATCAGG CCGCCTCAGTCCACAAAAATGCCTCAGGACCCGAAGCACATTGCCGAGGCCCAGAAGCAGCGACTGAAACTGAAGCAAAAAGTAATTAAAACATCGCCCGGCATTGTCAATCTGCAGATAGTTGGTTCGGGAGCACCAGGTGCCCCGGCGTCTGTCTATTTGTTCAGCGACCAGACAAGGTATCTATTCAACTGTGGTGAAGGAACGCAGCGCTTGGCGTACGAACATAAGACGAAACTTTCCTGTCTGGAGAACATCTTTATGACCCGGACATGCTGGGAGCGAATTGGAGGTTTGCCAGGAATATGTCTCACCATGCAGGATGTGGGTGTTCCAAACGTAACGTTGCATGGACCGCCAGGTTTGGATGAGCTGTTTAAAGCAATGAGACGATTTGTGATTCTTAAGGACATGAAAGTGCAAGCCGCAGAATGCAAAGCGGAGGATGTATTCGACGACCATGTCATGAGTTTAAAATATGTGGCCATCCGAAAGGAAAAAGAATCGGCCTCCAATTCCGAAGAGGATGACCAAATTCAAGACACACAGGTGGATGATACAGATTACTACGCTTATGAAAAGCGAAAGAAATCGGAAcccaaatcgaaaatttcaATAGCCCAGCAAGATTGGACTAAGCGACAAGAGGAATCGGTAATGGCCTACATCTGCAAGCTGAAGCTACGATTCGGCCAGTTGTCATTGGAGAAATGTGTTGATCGGGGAGTTCAACCCGGACCTTTGCTCGGTCAATTGAAAAATGGAAATGACGTCACCCTGCCCAATGGAACTGTTGTGAAATCAAGTGACGTTCGAGGTCCCGATGATCCTGGGCCAGTGTTCATATTTATTGACATTCCGAACGAGAAGTATTTCAGAGATCTGGACGATAAGAATGAGGTTTTTGCACCTTATCAGAGCACGGCGACGGAGGAAGCCAACCAGGCGTTGTATGTGCTGCATTTCAGTCCTTTAGAAGTGATGCAAAGGCCTGAGTATAGGAAATTTGTAGACCGGTTTTCTGCTAGTACCAGGCACATTGCCTTGAATGATAGCAATAG TTTTTCAGGCTACGTGGCATCTCATCGAATACAGTACCATTTGAATCAAATCGATAAAGATATCTTTCCGCTGTTGAAAGAGCAAAATAACAATTatcatcaaaatgatgctaaaataGAAGGCACAAGTTTCGTTAAATCTACGTCACTGAGTTATTTGCATGTCAGACCAAAGAGAGGGATTGATAG GAGCCAGGAAGCTGTAATCAACCCATCCGAGTATCTCCAAGagctggaaattcttccagaattcaaAATAGCCTTGGAACAGCTTCATCAGAAATTGAAACAGCGAAGACCACAGCATCAGATTGTGCCACGTTCGGAAAAATTTCCCCGTATTGTGTTCCTTGGAACGGGTTCTTCTATTCCGAACAAAACTCGAAATGTTAGTGCGATATTGGTACATACCAgcgcagatgcatccattctTTTAGATTGTGGGGAAGGCACTGCTGGACAGATCATTCGATTGTACGGCCACGAAGAAGCCGAAAGCATATTTAGGACCCTGAAGGCTATTTATATCTCCCACTTGCATGCGGACCATCACTTAG GATTGTTTGGACTCCTGCAAACTAAACGCAAGTTGCTGGATACTAACAATGAAAAAGTTCTGCTAATAGCTCCGGAACAAATCTCCTATTGGTTAAGATTGTACGATTGCCGATTCGAACCAATACACAAGGACTATGTTCTTATTAAAAATGCCGATTTG GTCGATCAACCACTTCGGGACGAGCGTGTTCTTGATCTAGGACTAACGGAAGTTGCTACTTGCCGCGTTCGCCACTGCCCGCACTCGTTTGGGGTGGCTCTGACCATGGACTCCAGTAACAATGGGGAACCAGTTAAAATAACCTACAGTGGCGATACGATGCCTTGTCAGAATCTGATTGACCTCGGGCGGAATTCTACCATCCTTATCCACGAGGCCACCATGGAGAATGAACTAGAAGCGGAAGCACGGATCAAAATGCACAGCACTCTGTCGCAGGCGATTGATCAGGGTAAAAAAATGAATGCCAAATACACACTGCTGACGCATTTCAGTCAACGGTAcgcgaaaattccgcgtatcgAGTCGGAGTTGGAGACGAACCTGGGTATTGCGTTCGACAATATGGTGGTAACTTTGGACGATTTGCCACAGTTGAGTCTGTTCTATCCGGCTTTGAAGGCAATGTTTATTAGCCACTTTGAGGAGATGGAGCAGAAGGCGATCAAGCGGGGGAACAAGAAGATGCGACTGGAGGGCAATAGCGGGAGCAGCAGCAAGGAACCTTCACCAATACGGTGA
- the LOC134213277 gene encoding ribonuclease Z, mitochondrial isoform X1 has protein sequence MYKLLAFLKSNIVSATVIRFNSFYSHPHHKPPQSTKMPQDPKHIAEAQKQRLKLKQKVIKTSPGIVNLQIVGSGAPGAPASVYLFSDQTRYLFNCGEGTQRLAYEHKTKLSCLENIFMTRTCWERIGGLPGICLTMQDVGVPNVTLHGPPGLDELFKAMRRFVILKDMKVQAAECKAEDVFDDHVMSLKYVAIRKEKESASNSEEDDQIQDTQVDDTDYYAYEKRKKSEPKSKISIAQQDWTKRQEESVMAYICKLKLRFGQLSLEKCVDRGVQPGPLLGQLKNGNDVTLPNGTVVKSSDVRGPDDPGPVFIFIDIPNEKYFRDLDDKNEVFAPYQSTATEEANQALYVLHFSPLEVMQRPEYRKFVDRFSASTRHIALNDSNSFSGYVASHRIQYHLNQIDKDIFPLLKEQNNNYHQNDAKIEGTSFVKSTSLSYLHVRPKRGIDRSQEAVINPSEYLQELEILPEFKIALEQLHQKLKQRRPQHQIVPRSEKFPRIVFLGTGSSIPNKTRNVSAILVHTSADASILLDCGEGTAGQIIRLYGHEEAESIFRTLKAIYISHLHADHHLGLFGLLQTKRKLLDTNNEKVLLIAPEQISYWLRLYDCRFEPIHKDYVLIKNADLVDQPLRDERVLDLGLTEVATCRVRHCPHSFGVALTMDSSNNGEPVKITYSGDTMPCQNLIDLGRNSTILIHEATMENELEAEARIKMHSTLSQAIDQGKKMNAKYTLLTHFSQRYAKIPRIESELETNLGIAFDNMVVTLDDLPQLSLFYPALKAMFISHFEEMEQKAIKRGNKKMRLEGNSGSSSKEPSPIR, from the exons ATGTATAAATTGTTAGCCTTTTTAAAATCCAATATAGTTAGCGCAACCGTAATACGGTTCAATTCATTCTATTCTCATCCGCACCATAAGCCGCCTCAGTCCACAAAAATGCCTCAGGACCCGAAGCACATTGCCGAGGCCCAGAAGCAGCGACTGAAACTGAAGCAAAAAGTAATTAAAACATCGCCCGGCATTGTCAATCTGCAGATAGTTGGTTCGGGAGCACCAGGTGCCCCGGCGTCTGTCTATTTGTTCAGCGACCAGACAAGGTATCTATTCAACTGTGGTGAAGGAACGCAGCGCTTGGCGTACGAACATAAGACGAAACTTTCCTGTCTGGAGAACATCTTTATGACCCGGACATGCTGGGAGCGAATTGGAGGTTTGCCAGGAATATGTCTCACCATGCAGGATGTGGGTGTTCCAAACGTAACGTTGCATGGACCGCCAGGTTTGGATGAGCTGTTTAAAGCAATGAGACGATTTGTGATTCTTAAGGACATGAAAGTGCAAGCCGCAGAATGCAAAGCGGAGGATGTATTCGACGACCATGTCATGAGTTTAAAATATGTGGCCATCCGAAAGGAAAAAGAATCGGCCTCCAATTCCGAAGAGGATGACCAAATTCAAGACACACAGGTGGATGATACAGATTACTACGCTTATGAAAAGCGAAAGAAATCGGAAcccaaatcgaaaatttcaATAGCCCAGCAAGATTGGACTAAGCGACAAGAGGAATCGGTAATGGCCTACATCTGCAAGCTGAAGCTACGATTCGGCCAGTTGTCATTGGAGAAATGTGTTGATCGGGGAGTTCAACCCGGACCTTTGCTCGGTCAATTGAAAAATGGAAATGACGTCACCCTGCCCAATGGAACTGTTGTGAAATCAAGTGACGTTCGAGGTCCCGATGATCCTGGGCCAGTGTTCATATTTATTGACATTCCGAACGAGAAGTATTTCAGAGATCTGGACGATAAGAATGAGGTTTTTGCACCTTATCAGAGCACGGCGACGGAGGAAGCCAACCAGGCGTTGTATGTGCTGCATTTCAGTCCTTTAGAAGTGATGCAAAGGCCTGAGTATAGGAAATTTGTAGACCGGTTTTCTGCTAGTACCAGGCACATTGCCTTGAATGATAGCAATAG TTTTTCAGGCTACGTGGCATCTCATCGAATACAGTACCATTTGAATCAAATCGATAAAGATATCTTTCCGCTGTTGAAAGAGCAAAATAACAATTatcatcaaaatgatgctaaaataGAAGGCACAAGTTTCGTTAAATCTACGTCACTGAGTTATTTGCATGTCAGACCAAAGAGAGGGATTGATAG GAGCCAGGAAGCTGTAATCAACCCATCCGAGTATCTCCAAGagctggaaattcttccagaattcaaAATAGCCTTGGAACAGCTTCATCAGAAATTGAAACAGCGAAGACCACAGCATCAGATTGTGCCACGTTCGGAAAAATTTCCCCGTATTGTGTTCCTTGGAACGGGTTCTTCTATTCCGAACAAAACTCGAAATGTTAGTGCGATATTGGTACATACCAgcgcagatgcatccattctTTTAGATTGTGGGGAAGGCACTGCTGGACAGATCATTCGATTGTACGGCCACGAAGAAGCCGAAAGCATATTTAGGACCCTGAAGGCTATTTATATCTCCCACTTGCATGCGGACCATCACTTAG GATTGTTTGGACTCCTGCAAACTAAACGCAAGTTGCTGGATACTAACAATGAAAAAGTTCTGCTAATAGCTCCGGAACAAATCTCCTATTGGTTAAGATTGTACGATTGCCGATTCGAACCAATACACAAGGACTATGTTCTTATTAAAAATGCCGATTTG GTCGATCAACCACTTCGGGACGAGCGTGTTCTTGATCTAGGACTAACGGAAGTTGCTACTTGCCGCGTTCGCCACTGCCCGCACTCGTTTGGGGTGGCTCTGACCATGGACTCCAGTAACAATGGGGAACCAGTTAAAATAACCTACAGTGGCGATACGATGCCTTGTCAGAATCTGATTGACCTCGGGCGGAATTCTACCATCCTTATCCACGAGGCCACCATGGAGAATGAACTAGAAGCGGAAGCACGGATCAAAATGCACAGCACTCTGTCGCAGGCGATTGATCAGGGTAAAAAAATGAATGCCAAATACACACTGCTGACGCATTTCAGTCAACGGTAcgcgaaaattccgcgtatcgAGTCGGAGTTGGAGACGAACCTGGGTATTGCGTTCGACAATATGGTGGTAACTTTGGACGATTTGCCACAGTTGAGTCTGTTCTATCCGGCTTTGAAGGCAATGTTTATTAGCCACTTTGAGGAGATGGAGCAGAAGGCGATCAAGCGGGGGAACAAGAAGATGCGACTGGAGGGCAATAGCGGGAGCAGCAGCAAGGAACCTTCACCAATACGGTGA
- the LOC134213278 gene encoding rac GTPase-activating protein 1 isoform X1 — protein sequence MTMELSIIAQFDELRRCSDVLREGTAEMEFLKFVQLQDECRLQWLKAVQEAQRLQRELDVALRGMSDLESKLFHARKLLEEENKARRHAEHEREAMISCSQEKKMVAVCDIVRNEQDIKDETKERLAFMNAYSYKRKSTHNRSDKYGNNDINSTGSFLSDLSVTQSEDDFLNSKISRHSGLRPHRPSNNNASGAFYVGNKRTRLSHDASKRRSVNQESRKVIELDTNDKIIAHTKVSVPQDDGPILAESIIQAVPSHQSTTFDLMSKPSIILPKATPKKDCNSKENVSPNEFKTPTQAEKKFSKMNLFTPSAPPVEEVESNGFKRNTMTPSVKRSFMRQHAFTGKMHAFLKSETCAHCQQRIRFGSVGLRCRDCKVVVHADCRDQLSIACVPQSGGTPGSKGKFTGYLSDYTPNIGPMIPGLIVHCVNEIETRGLGEEGIYRIPGSEREVRALKEKFLSGKTVPNLTAVDINVLCGCVKDFLRSLREPLIPTALWNTFSNAVQATSINQVQKELYDAIDRLPQPNRDTLAYLVQHFQRIAECKVVKMSLNNLARVFAPTIVGYSSENVDNHAMFAETVIQVNVLMGLFNIPTDYWSQFVNVEPESEREDDPHQQKPYNTLNAKSYMGTPLLKSGRKERKFYATPPYPSSKKK from the exons ATGACGATGGAACTATCAATTATAGCGCAGTTTGATGAGTTGCGGCGCTGCTCGGATGTTTTGCGAGAAGGAACCGCCGAAATGG aatttttgaaattcgttCAGCTACAGGACGAATGTCGGCTCCAATGGTTGAAGGCAGTTCAGGAAGCCCAGCGGTTACAACGAGAGCTGGATGTAGCTCTACGGGGGATGTCCGATTTGGAATCAAAGCTCTTTCACGCTAGGAAGCTGCTGGAAGAGGAGAATAAAGCAAGGCGCCATGCCGAACATGAAAGGGAAGCAATG atttcatGTTCTCAGGAGAAAAAAATGGTTGCGGTTTGCGATATTGTTCGAAACGAACAGGACATCAAAGATGAGACCAAGGAACGGTTAGCCTTCATGAATGCATATTCGTACAAACGAAAATCCACGCACAATCGTAGCGATAAATACGGAAACAACGATATCAATTCAACGGGATCATTCCTGTCGGATCTGTCTGTGACACAATCGGAGGATGATTTCCTCAACTCGAAGATATCTCGTCACTCTGGCTTGAGACCTCATCGACCATCAAACAACAATGCATCCGGGGCGTTCTATGTTGGGAATAAGCGAACCCGACTCAGTCATGACGCTTCAAAGAGAAGGAGTGTCAACCAAGAAAGTAGAAAGGTGATCGAGTTGGATACGAACGACAAAATAATTGCACATACGAAAGTGTCCGTGCCGCAGGACGATGGTCCCATTCTGGCAGAGTCCATCATTCAAGCCGTCCCCTCGCATCAGTCAACGACATTCGATTTGATGTCGAAGCCTTCCATCATTCTCCCGAAAGCAACGCCCAAGAAGGATTGCAACTCAAAAGAAAATGTCTCGCCAAACGAGTTCAAAACTCCAACACA aGCGGAGAAAAAATTCTCCAAGATGAATTTATTCACGCCATCGGCGCCTCCTGTCGAAGAAGTAGAATCGAATGGTTTCAAACGAAACACGATGACACCGTCCGTGAAACGGAGTTTTATGCGGCAGCATGCCTTTACCGGTAAAATGCATGCTTTCCTGAAGTCCGAAACGTGCGCCCATTGCCAGCAAAG AATACGTTTCGGTTCGGTTGGGCTGCGTTGCCGTGACTGCAAGGTTGTGGTACATGCAGATTGTCGCGATCAGCTTTCGATTGCGTGTGTTCCGCAGAGCGGTGGAACTCCCGGATCCAAGGGAAAATTTACTGGCTACTTGTCGGACTACACTCCCAACATCGGCCCAATGATTCCGGGGTTGATCGTGCATTGTGTAAATGAAATCGAAACACGCGGTCTAGGCGAAGAGGGTATCTACAGAATTCCCGGCTCGGAGCGAGAAGTTCGAGCGCTGAAGGAGAAATTCCTCAGCGGTAAAACCGTTCCAAATCTGACCGCGGTGGATATTAACGTACTGTGCGGATGTGTGAAGGATTTTTTGCGATCGTTGCGAGAACCTCTGATTCCGACGGCTCTGTGGAATACGTTCTCCAATGCGGTCCAAGCCACCTCCATCAACCAGGTGCAGAAGGAGTTGTATGATGCAATCGACAGGCTACCGCAACCGAATCGCGACACACTGGCTTATCTGGTGCAGCACTTCCAGCGGATTGCCGAGTGCAAAGTAGTTAAAATGTCGCTGAACAACTTGGCTCGGGTGTTCGCTCCAACGATTGTGGGATACTCGAGCGAGAATGTggataatcatgcgatgtttgccGAAACGGTCATCCAGGTGAAT GTTCTTATGGGTTTGTTCAATATCCCAACCGACTACTGGTCCCAGTTTGTAAACGTTGAACCGGAATCGGAACGAGAAGATGATCCACATCAGCAGAAACCGTACAATACTCTGAACGCCAAAAGCTATATGG GTACGCCGTTGTTAAAAAGTGGGCGTAAGGAACGGAAATTCTACGCTACGCCCCCGTACCCATCGTCGAAGAAGAAATGA
- the LOC134213278 gene encoding rac GTPase-activating protein 1 isoform X3, with product MVAVCDIVRNEQDIKDETKERLAFMNAYSYKRKSTHNRSDKYGNNDINSTGSFLSDLSVTQSEDDFLNSKISRHSGLRPHRPSNNNASGAFYVGNKRTRLSHDASKRRSVNQESRKVIELDTNDKIIAHTKVSVPQDDGPILAESIIQAVPSHQSTTFDLMSKPSIILPKATPKKDCNSKENVSPNEFKTPTQAEKKFSKMNLFTPSAPPVEEVESNGFKRNTMTPSVKRSFMRQHAFTGKMHAFLKSETCAHCQQRIRFGSVGLRCRDCKVVVHADCRDQLSIACVPQSGGTPGSKGKFTGYLSDYTPNIGPMIPGLIVHCVNEIETRGLGEEGIYRIPGSEREVRALKEKFLSGKTVPNLTAVDINVLCGCVKDFLRSLREPLIPTALWNTFSNAVQATSINQVQKELYDAIDRLPQPNRDTLAYLVQHFQRIAECKVVKMSLNNLARVFAPTIVGYSSENVDNHAMFAETVIQVNVLMGLFNIPTDYWSQFVNVEPESEREDDPHQQKPYNTLNAKSYMGTPLLKSGRKERKFYATPPYPSSKKK from the exons ATGGTTGCGGTTTGCGATATTGTTCGAAACGAACAGGACATCAAAGATGAGACCAAGGAACGGTTAGCCTTCATGAATGCATATTCGTACAAACGAAAATCCACGCACAATCGTAGCGATAAATACGGAAACAACGATATCAATTCAACGGGATCATTCCTGTCGGATCTGTCTGTGACACAATCGGAGGATGATTTCCTCAACTCGAAGATATCTCGTCACTCTGGCTTGAGACCTCATCGACCATCAAACAACAATGCATCCGGGGCGTTCTATGTTGGGAATAAGCGAACCCGACTCAGTCATGACGCTTCAAAGAGAAGGAGTGTCAACCAAGAAAGTAGAAAGGTGATCGAGTTGGATACGAACGACAAAATAATTGCACATACGAAAGTGTCCGTGCCGCAGGACGATGGTCCCATTCTGGCAGAGTCCATCATTCAAGCCGTCCCCTCGCATCAGTCAACGACATTCGATTTGATGTCGAAGCCTTCCATCATTCTCCCGAAAGCAACGCCCAAGAAGGATTGCAACTCAAAAGAAAATGTCTCGCCAAACGAGTTCAAAACTCCAACACA aGCGGAGAAAAAATTCTCCAAGATGAATTTATTCACGCCATCGGCGCCTCCTGTCGAAGAAGTAGAATCGAATGGTTTCAAACGAAACACGATGACACCGTCCGTGAAACGGAGTTTTATGCGGCAGCATGCCTTTACCGGTAAAATGCATGCTTTCCTGAAGTCCGAAACGTGCGCCCATTGCCAGCAAAG AATACGTTTCGGTTCGGTTGGGCTGCGTTGCCGTGACTGCAAGGTTGTGGTACATGCAGATTGTCGCGATCAGCTTTCGATTGCGTGTGTTCCGCAGAGCGGTGGAACTCCCGGATCCAAGGGAAAATTTACTGGCTACTTGTCGGACTACACTCCCAACATCGGCCCAATGATTCCGGGGTTGATCGTGCATTGTGTAAATGAAATCGAAACACGCGGTCTAGGCGAAGAGGGTATCTACAGAATTCCCGGCTCGGAGCGAGAAGTTCGAGCGCTGAAGGAGAAATTCCTCAGCGGTAAAACCGTTCCAAATCTGACCGCGGTGGATATTAACGTACTGTGCGGATGTGTGAAGGATTTTTTGCGATCGTTGCGAGAACCTCTGATTCCGACGGCTCTGTGGAATACGTTCTCCAATGCGGTCCAAGCCACCTCCATCAACCAGGTGCAGAAGGAGTTGTATGATGCAATCGACAGGCTACCGCAACCGAATCGCGACACACTGGCTTATCTGGTGCAGCACTTCCAGCGGATTGCCGAGTGCAAAGTAGTTAAAATGTCGCTGAACAACTTGGCTCGGGTGTTCGCTCCAACGATTGTGGGATACTCGAGCGAGAATGTggataatcatgcgatgtttgccGAAACGGTCATCCAGGTGAAT GTTCTTATGGGTTTGTTCAATATCCCAACCGACTACTGGTCCCAGTTTGTAAACGTTGAACCGGAATCGGAACGAGAAGATGATCCACATCAGCAGAAACCGTACAATACTCTGAACGCCAAAAGCTATATGG GTACGCCGTTGTTAAAAAGTGGGCGTAAGGAACGGAAATTCTACGCTACGCCCCCGTACCCATCGTCGAAGAAGAAATGA
- the LOC134213278 gene encoding rac GTPase-activating protein 1 isoform X2: MTMELSIIAQFDELRRCSDVLREGTAEMEFLKFVQLQDECRLQWLKAVQEAQRLQRELDVALRGMSDLESKLFHARKLLEEENKARRHAEHEREAMEKKMVAVCDIVRNEQDIKDETKERLAFMNAYSYKRKSTHNRSDKYGNNDINSTGSFLSDLSVTQSEDDFLNSKISRHSGLRPHRPSNNNASGAFYVGNKRTRLSHDASKRRSVNQESRKVIELDTNDKIIAHTKVSVPQDDGPILAESIIQAVPSHQSTTFDLMSKPSIILPKATPKKDCNSKENVSPNEFKTPTQAEKKFSKMNLFTPSAPPVEEVESNGFKRNTMTPSVKRSFMRQHAFTGKMHAFLKSETCAHCQQRIRFGSVGLRCRDCKVVVHADCRDQLSIACVPQSGGTPGSKGKFTGYLSDYTPNIGPMIPGLIVHCVNEIETRGLGEEGIYRIPGSEREVRALKEKFLSGKTVPNLTAVDINVLCGCVKDFLRSLREPLIPTALWNTFSNAVQATSINQVQKELYDAIDRLPQPNRDTLAYLVQHFQRIAECKVVKMSLNNLARVFAPTIVGYSSENVDNHAMFAETVIQVNVLMGLFNIPTDYWSQFVNVEPESEREDDPHQQKPYNTLNAKSYMGTPLLKSGRKERKFYATPPYPSSKKK, encoded by the exons ATGACGATGGAACTATCAATTATAGCGCAGTTTGATGAGTTGCGGCGCTGCTCGGATGTTTTGCGAGAAGGAACCGCCGAAATGG aatttttgaaattcgttCAGCTACAGGACGAATGTCGGCTCCAATGGTTGAAGGCAGTTCAGGAAGCCCAGCGGTTACAACGAGAGCTGGATGTAGCTCTACGGGGGATGTCCGATTTGGAATCAAAGCTCTTTCACGCTAGGAAGCTGCTGGAAGAGGAGAATAAAGCAAGGCGCCATGCCGAACATGAAAGGGAAGCAATG GAGAAAAAAATGGTTGCGGTTTGCGATATTGTTCGAAACGAACAGGACATCAAAGATGAGACCAAGGAACGGTTAGCCTTCATGAATGCATATTCGTACAAACGAAAATCCACGCACAATCGTAGCGATAAATACGGAAACAACGATATCAATTCAACGGGATCATTCCTGTCGGATCTGTCTGTGACACAATCGGAGGATGATTTCCTCAACTCGAAGATATCTCGTCACTCTGGCTTGAGACCTCATCGACCATCAAACAACAATGCATCCGGGGCGTTCTATGTTGGGAATAAGCGAACCCGACTCAGTCATGACGCTTCAAAGAGAAGGAGTGTCAACCAAGAAAGTAGAAAGGTGATCGAGTTGGATACGAACGACAAAATAATTGCACATACGAAAGTGTCCGTGCCGCAGGACGATGGTCCCATTCTGGCAGAGTCCATCATTCAAGCCGTCCCCTCGCATCAGTCAACGACATTCGATTTGATGTCGAAGCCTTCCATCATTCTCCCGAAAGCAACGCCCAAGAAGGATTGCAACTCAAAAGAAAATGTCTCGCCAAACGAGTTCAAAACTCCAACACA aGCGGAGAAAAAATTCTCCAAGATGAATTTATTCACGCCATCGGCGCCTCCTGTCGAAGAAGTAGAATCGAATGGTTTCAAACGAAACACGATGACACCGTCCGTGAAACGGAGTTTTATGCGGCAGCATGCCTTTACCGGTAAAATGCATGCTTTCCTGAAGTCCGAAACGTGCGCCCATTGCCAGCAAAG AATACGTTTCGGTTCGGTTGGGCTGCGTTGCCGTGACTGCAAGGTTGTGGTACATGCAGATTGTCGCGATCAGCTTTCGATTGCGTGTGTTCCGCAGAGCGGTGGAACTCCCGGATCCAAGGGAAAATTTACTGGCTACTTGTCGGACTACACTCCCAACATCGGCCCAATGATTCCGGGGTTGATCGTGCATTGTGTAAATGAAATCGAAACACGCGGTCTAGGCGAAGAGGGTATCTACAGAATTCCCGGCTCGGAGCGAGAAGTTCGAGCGCTGAAGGAGAAATTCCTCAGCGGTAAAACCGTTCCAAATCTGACCGCGGTGGATATTAACGTACTGTGCGGATGTGTGAAGGATTTTTTGCGATCGTTGCGAGAACCTCTGATTCCGACGGCTCTGTGGAATACGTTCTCCAATGCGGTCCAAGCCACCTCCATCAACCAGGTGCAGAAGGAGTTGTATGATGCAATCGACAGGCTACCGCAACCGAATCGCGACACACTGGCTTATCTGGTGCAGCACTTCCAGCGGATTGCCGAGTGCAAAGTAGTTAAAATGTCGCTGAACAACTTGGCTCGGGTGTTCGCTCCAACGATTGTGGGATACTCGAGCGAGAATGTggataatcatgcgatgtttgccGAAACGGTCATCCAGGTGAAT GTTCTTATGGGTTTGTTCAATATCCCAACCGACTACTGGTCCCAGTTTGTAAACGTTGAACCGGAATCGGAACGAGAAGATGATCCACATCAGCAGAAACCGTACAATACTCTGAACGCCAAAAGCTATATGG GTACGCCGTTGTTAAAAAGTGGGCGTAAGGAACGGAAATTCTACGCTACGCCCCCGTACCCATCGTCGAAGAAGAAATGA